From a single Clostridium isatidis genomic region:
- a CDS encoding flagellar basal body-associated FliL family protein: protein MAKNKEDKKSMGKLFLIIFVIIAAIGGGVFAGTYFAMNKSAANEPVYIKEAYYEVGEIFVNLSDEKERRYVKLNLSISYDTLNKDLAAELTEKAVAIKDIANFYFKSCKAKDFEPANEAILKGTLLERINAKLTSGRLIDVYISEIIVQ from the coding sequence ATGGCTAAGAATAAAGAAGATAAAAAGAGTATGGGAAAATTATTTTTAATAATCTTTGTAATAATAGCAGCAATTGGAGGAGGAGTTTTTGCTGGTACATATTTTGCAATGAATAAAAGTGCTGCAAATGAACCAGTATATATTAAAGAAGCTTATTATGAAGTTGGCGAGATTTTTGTTAATTTAAGTGATGAAAAAGAAAGAAGATATGTTAAGCTTAATTTATCTATAAGTTACGATACATTAAATAAAGATCTAGCTGCAGAATTAACTGAAAAAGCAGTTGCAATTAAGGATATAGCAAATTTTTATTTTAAATCTTGTAAGGCAAAGGATTTTGAGCCGGCAAATGAAGCTATACTAAAAGGTACATTATTAGAAAGAATAAATGCTAAGTTAACTTCAGGAAGGCTTATTGATGTTTATATTAGCGAAATTATAGTTCAATAA
- a CDS encoding OmpA/MotB family protein, translating to MAREKKKSEGLSGNEWMSTYSDTVTLLMTFFVLLFVITSQNNESASKVVLEALNGGGSSILQFDLYDGEVPLIGGESDIEGEGVLTKKEQTYKEAKDFLSNNQELKDIVTIEDNERGVLVQLKDNILFESASSQLREDSKMILNKVSDLLSNLDNDILVEGHTDNIPINTYDFPSNWELSADRAVNVVRYFVEARGLDPTRFSASGYGEYHPVAPNDTYENMAKNRRVNILIITSQEGENNG from the coding sequence ATGGCAAGAGAAAAAAAGAAAAGTGAAGGACTTAGTGGAAATGAGTGGATGTCTACTTATTCTGATACAGTTACATTACTTATGACATTTTTTGTCTTACTATTTGTAATAACTTCCCAAAATAATGAAAGTGCTAGTAAAGTAGTTTTAGAAGCTTTAAATGGTGGTGGGAGCTCTATACTTCAATTTGATTTATATGATGGAGAAGTTCCATTAATAGGTGGAGAATCAGACATAGAGGGTGAAGGTGTCTTAACAAAGAAAGAACAGACATATAAAGAAGCAAAAGATTTTCTAAGCAATAACCAGGAACTTAAAGATATTGTTACTATTGAAGATAATGAGAGAGGAGTTCTTGTACAATTAAAGGATAATATATTATTTGAATCTGCTAGCTCCCAGCTAAGAGAAGATAGTAAGATGATTTTGAATAAGGTAAGTGATTTATTAAGTAATTTGGATAATGATATTTTAGTAGAGGGGCATACAGATAATATTCCAATAAACACATATGACTTTCCTTCTAACTGGGAATTGTCTGCAGATAGAGCAGTAAATGTTGTAAGATATTTTGTTGAAGCAAGAGGGCTTGATCCAACTAGGTTCAGTGCTTCTGGATACGGTGAATATCACCCAGTTGCGCCAAATGATACTTATGAAAATATGGCTAAAAATAGAAGAGTTAATATTTTGATAATAACATCTCAGGAGGGTGAAAATAATGGCTAA
- a CDS encoding motility protein A has protein sequence MKKTDILTGVGLVLGIALVVYGIVEGGPLMLFWDFASLLITGGGSISALLMTYTLSEVKNIGKVFMQAFKEANSSPKEIIVQFTDISKKARREGLLSLEDEINAMEDPFIKKGLQMVVDGVEPELIREILELEIAEMQARHERGAGMFQTWGAYAPAFGMLGTLIGLIQMLANVSDIANITKGMGVALITTFYGSVIANMICLPIYTNLQQKNNKEVEEKEMMLEGILAIQSGVNPRIVEEKLITYLPPKEKLEYLQNNVENDKGVVI, from the coding sequence ATGAAGAAAACAGATATTTTAACCGGAGTAGGTTTGGTTCTTGGTATAGCACTAGTGGTATATGGTATAGTTGAAGGAGGACCACTAATGTTGTTCTGGGATTTTGCTTCTTTATTGATAACAGGAGGCGGATCAATTTCTGCATTATTGATGACTTATACATTATCTGAAGTGAAAAATATTGGCAAAGTTTTTATGCAGGCTTTTAAAGAAGCTAACTCTTCTCCAAAAGAAATTATAGTACAATTTACTGATATTTCAAAGAAAGCAAGAAGAGAGGGTTTATTATCTTTAGAAGATGAAATAAATGCTATGGAAGATCCATTTATTAAAAAGGGACTTCAAATGGTTGTTGATGGTGTGGAACCAGAGTTGATAAGAGAAATATTAGAATTAGAAATAGCAGAGATGCAAGCAAGACACGAAAGAGGTGCAGGAATGTTCCAAACTTGGGGGGCATACGCTCCAGCCTTTGGTATGCTTGGAACACTTATTGGACTTATTCAAATGCTTGCCAATGTAAGTGATATAGCGAATATTACAAAGGGGATGGGAGTTGCTTTAATAACAACTTTCTATGGATCAGTTATTGCCAATATGATATGTCTTCCAATATATACAAATTTACAACAAAAAAATAATAAGGAAGTAGAAGAGAAGGAAATGATGTTAGAGGGAATTCTTGCAATACAATCCGGTGTAAACCCAAGAATAGTAGAAGAAAAACTTATTACATATTTACCTCCAAAAGAAAAGCTAGAGTATTTACAAAATAATGTTGAGAATGACAAAGGGGTTGTTATTTAA
- a CDS encoding flagellar FlbD family protein gives MIEVTAMNNKKFVLNADHIEKIEEVPETLITLTNGKKYIVLESVEEVVDEVLKYKNKIVTYRL, from the coding sequence ATGATAGAAGTAACAGCTATGAATAATAAAAAATTTGTATTAAATGCTGATCATATTGAAAAAATTGAAGAAGTACCTGAAACTTTAATAACCCTTACAAATGGAAAGAAATATATAGTGTTAGAAAGTGTAGAAGAAGTAGTAGACGAAGTCCTAAAATATAAAAATAAAATTGTTACATATAGGTTATAG
- a CDS encoding flagellar hook protein FlgE, translated as MLKSLYSGISGMKVNQTKLDVIGNNISNVGTTAFKSSTARFSDMLSQNISDAMAPSIKQGGTNAKQVGLGVQLASIANIMTQGSMQPTNRALDVAIDGTGYFMVSKGPTVFDDSLKVNHKVGTHNFVAQGVESASEIFYTRDGAFTLDEEGNLLTANGYRILGYSLTNDDNSKTPTALSPGEVTIDDVDNSLKFNFGPGSQLNGYRFVIGTRDAGTVTSAEVDNNTKTITINGDFTTENALTTAQIEVAVNKALSKAGISQSVKVSSDNANLNTITTNGPSGIITGGTPAESIDDNGNVYFVDATLDLKAYDGELKTLRIPEKVKMPGSDEELRVKSFTIDINGIINGVLEDGRVAALGQIALASFRNAEGLTKNGGNMYSASVNSGEAVIKSGVGTIEDDNSSGYGSTNQGMLEMSNVDLAEQFTDMIVASRAFQAAGKMITTGDEILQEIINLKR; from the coding sequence ATGTTAAAATCATTATATTCCGGGATTAGCGGTATGAAAGTAAATCAAACTAAACTAGATGTTATAGGTAATAATATATCAAATGTAGGAACAACAGCATTTAAATCTTCAACAGCAAGATTTAGTGATATGTTAAGTCAAAATATTTCTGATGCAATGGCTCCTTCAATTAAGCAAGGGGGAACAAATGCTAAACAAGTTGGTCTTGGAGTACAATTGGCTAGTATTGCTAATATTATGACTCAAGGTTCAATGCAGCCTACTAACAGAGCTTTAGATGTTGCAATCGATGGTACAGGTTACTTTATGGTAAGTAAAGGGCCAACAGTATTTGATGATTCTTTGAAAGTAAATCATAAGGTAGGAACACATAATTTTGTTGCACAAGGCGTAGAATCAGCTAGTGAAATATTCTATACTAGAGACGGAGCTTTTACATTAGACGAAGAAGGGAACCTATTAACCGCTAATGGTTATAGAATACTTGGATATTCGTTAACTAATGATGACAATTCAAAAACTCCAACAGCACTTTCACCAGGGGAAGTAACAATAGATGATGTTGATAACAGTTTAAAGTTTAATTTTGGACCTGGTTCTCAATTAAATGGTTATAGATTTGTTATAGGTACAAGAGATGCTGGTACAGTTACATCAGCAGAAGTAGATAATAATACTAAGACAATCACAATTAATGGAGATTTTACAACTGAAAATGCTTTAACAACTGCACAAATTGAAGTAGCAGTAAATAAAGCTTTATCTAAAGCAGGAATATCACAAAGTGTAAAAGTTTCTTCTGATAATGCAAATTTAAATACTATTACTACAAACGGTCCATCAGGAATAATAACTGGAGGTACCCCAGCAGAAAGTATAGATGATAATGGGAATGTTTATTTCGTAGATGCAACTTTAGATCTAAAAGCTTATGATGGTGAATTAAAAACTTTAAGAATTCCTGAAAAAGTTAAAATGCCGGGCTCAGATGAAGAATTGAGAGTTAAGAGTTTTACTATAGATATAAATGGTATTATTAACGGTGTTTTAGAGGATGGTAGAGTTGCTGCACTTGGCCAAATAGCATTAGCTTCTTTTAGAAATGCAGAAGGTCTAACTAAGAATGGTGGAAATATGTATAGTGCTTCTGTAAACTCAGGTGAAGCTGTTATTAAGAGTGGTGTTGGAACAATCGAAGATGATAACTCAAGTGGTTACGGCTCAACAAATCAAGGTATGCTTGAAATGTCAAACGTTGATTTAGCAGAACAATTTACAGATATGATTGTAGCAAGTAGAGCTTTCCAAGCGGCTGGAAAAATGATAACTACTGGAGACGAAATCCTTCAAGAAATAATAAACTTAAAAAGATAG
- a CDS encoding TIGR02530 family flagellar biosynthesis protein: protein MGFRVINGRAYPVGNFQLPEDAGASNLNKKDKLNFNDVLKNEITKTQSDYTISKHAAERLSGLNFTSEDMKAIGRGFKLAENKGSRNSVMLYKDVALIASIENKTLITAVEKERSKENIFTNVDSVVLL from the coding sequence ATGGGCTTTAGAGTAATAAATGGCAGAGCTTATCCTGTTGGTAATTTTCAATTGCCAGAGGATGCTGGTGCTAGTAATTTAAATAAAAAAGATAAGTTAAATTTCAATGATGTTTTAAAAAATGAAATAACTAAAACTCAAAGTGATTACACAATATCTAAACATGCTGCAGAAAGATTAAGTGGTCTAAATTTTACTTCTGAAGATATGAAGGCCATTGGCAGAGGTTTTAAGCTGGCTGAAAATAAGGGCTCAAGAAATTCAGTGATGTTATATAAAGATGTAGCATTGATAGCCAGCATTGAAAATAAGACCTTAATTACTGCGGTTGAAAAGGAAAGATCAAAGGAGAATATCTTTACAAATGTTGATAGTGTAGTTCTTTTATAA
- a CDS encoding flagellar hook assembly protein FlgD, whose amino-acid sequence MTTSINNYNINRATDRGTRIVKPGEEMNKNAFLTILAAELSNLDPTGNVDSTQYVTQMAQFAQMEQLSNLNSTMTNYANNAMIGRGVVLNAYDNQGVQYTGIVRAVTTTAYGTTISVEVNEDGKNVYKDFDLSSVASVLDVEDTTQASLINLNRNTSFLTATSLINKFVELSEKDDDGNNLVGQVLGVLRDGNTINVRVKLDGTGEIKEFNFEKITKAVGSVEEL is encoded by the coding sequence ATGACTACTAGTATAAATAATTATAATATTAATAGAGCAACTGACAGAGGAACTAGAATTGTAAAACCAGGCGAAGAAATGAATAAAAATGCATTCTTAACTATTCTTGCAGCAGAACTTTCAAATCTAGATCCTACTGGAAATGTAGATTCAACTCAATATGTTACACAAATGGCACAATTTGCACAAATGGAACAATTGAGTAATTTAAATAGTACTATGACAAATTATGCAAATAATGCAATGATTGGAAGAGGAGTTGTATTAAATGCATATGATAATCAAGGTGTTCAATATACGGGTATAGTAAGGGCGGTTACAACTACTGCTTATGGAACAACCATATCTGTTGAAGTTAATGAAGATGGAAAAAATGTATATAAGGATTTTGATTTGTCCAGTGTTGCTTCAGTATTAGATGTAGAAGATACTACTCAAGCTTCATTAATAAATCTTAATAGAAATACATCCTTTTTAACAGCAACTTCACTTATTAATAAATTTGTAGAATTAAGCGAAAAAGATGATGATGGTAATAATTTAGTTGGACAAGTTCTAGGAGTATTAAGAGACGGAAACACAATAAATGTTAGAGTTAAATTAGATGGAACTGGTGAAATTAAAGAATTTAATTTTGAGAAAATTACTAAGGCTGTAGGAAGTGTTGAAGAGCTGTAG
- a CDS encoding flagellar hook-length control protein FliK, with product MVNLDILNQLKINIQNTDLKSNSSKISNNEIKDKNSFNDLLNKEVNERGIKFKSEKAVVSREKNELKQDTVEKEIVVDKKSLEEVIEKVVKVIDENFDEEEVDLKSISDVLILLSNLLYNDNSINENSYNNLIISDSNCLDINVENDNKSFITNFDINGESIFNDNNQIIDNGIEGILNELFYGNERNSAVLNDAINIAANLDKKNSNLNEATSIIDNLEIIKGLLIEALENNNSLEEDTAFNLKVDNLNDKLIEIVNSLSQEDITSMVNSMNKDEKTELMKALTSIKNNEEASKFDNSHELMSPISIRIASNNEANEDGYEFNLKDEIAEEDKLLLKILGEDDKNSFASLLASVNKSIQNPSEIIVEPKGIYRHTFNSDIIQSVKYMIKNNMEELSIKIYPKELGELTIKIISEEGIMKAELRATSKETYNLLNANLQEIRNNLQEQNIKIQEVSINIYNEDTTFFSGEKQNSSSQNKKSDNKVTGIYSEGELEEEIDLQIMDNNLNILA from the coding sequence ATGGTGAACTTAGATATATTAAATCAGCTTAAAATTAATATTCAAAATACAGATTTAAAATCAAATAGCTCTAAAATCTCAAATAATGAAATTAAGGATAAAAATAGCTTTAATGACTTATTGAACAAGGAAGTTAATGAAAGAGGGATTAAATTCAAAAGCGAAAAAGCAGTTGTGTCTAGAGAAAAAAATGAATTAAAACAAGATACAGTTGAAAAAGAAATTGTTGTTGATAAGAAGTCTCTGGAAGAAGTTATCGAAAAAGTAGTTAAGGTTATAGATGAAAATTTTGATGAAGAGGAAGTAGATTTAAAAAGTATTTCAGATGTATTAATTTTATTATCTAATTTACTTTATAATGACAATTCTATCAATGAAAATTCTTATAATAATTTAATTATTAGTGATAGTAATTGTCTTGATATCAATGTAGAAAATGATAATAAATCTTTTATTACAAATTTCGATATTAACGGAGAAAGTATTTTCAATGATAACAATCAAATTATTGATAATGGTATAGAAGGAATACTAAATGAACTATTTTATGGGAATGAAAGGAATAGTGCTGTTTTAAATGATGCAATAAATATAGCAGCTAATTTAGATAAGAAAAATTCTAATTTAAATGAAGCAACAAGCATTATTGATAATTTAGAAATAATTAAAGGTTTATTAATAGAGGCATTAGAAAATAATAATTCTTTAGAAGAAGACACTGCATTTAATTTAAAAGTTGATAACCTTAATGATAAGTTAATAGAGATAGTTAATTCACTTTCACAAGAAGATATAACTTCTATGGTTAATTCTATGAATAAGGATGAAAAGACAGAATTAATGAAGGCCTTAACTTCTATTAAAAATAATGAGGAAGCTTCAAAGTTTGATAATTCTCATGAGTTAATGTCTCCTATATCCATAAGGATAGCTTCTAATAATGAAGCTAATGAAGATGGATATGAATTTAATTTAAAGGATGAAATTGCTGAAGAAGATAAGCTATTATTAAAGATTTTAGGAGAAGATGATAAGAATTCCTTTGCTAGTTTATTAGCTTCAGTTAATAAATCTATTCAAAATCCTAGTGAAATTATTGTTGAGCCGAAGGGAATCTATAGGCATACTTTTAATTCTGATATTATTCAAAGTGTTAAATACATGATTAAGAATAATATGGAAGAATTAAGTATTAAGATTTATCCTAAGGAACTTGGAGAACTAACAATTAAAATTATTTCGGAAGAAGGTATAATGAAGGCAGAACTTAGAGCTACTTCTAAGGAAACTTATAATTTGTTAAATGCAAATCTTCAAGAAATAAGAAATAATTTACAAGAGCAAAATATAAAAATTCAAGAGGTATCAATAAATATTTACAATGAAGATACTACATTCTTTAGTGGTGAAAAGCAAAATTCTTCTTCGCAAAATAAAAAATCTGATAATAAAGTTACTGGAATATATTCAGAAGGAGAGCTAGAAGAAGAAATAGATCTTCAGATAATGGATAATAATTTAAATATCCTAGCTTAG
- the fliJ gene encoding flagellar export protein FliJ, with amino-acid sequence MAQKFKFSLEKLLDIRKEKEEESKRKFTKTQKEKQETEQRLDALKENYEKYNGIRPGEDLIYQKIKKNYLFALNKGIEQTEKELIAKTKELDIKRKELIEKQIERKTVDILKEKKKVAYYKELDRIEQLQLDEMALYAYVRNNKSIHN; translated from the coding sequence ATGGCACAAAAATTCAAATTCAGTTTAGAAAAACTTCTTGATATAAGAAAAGAAAAAGAAGAGGAAAGTAAAAGAAAATTCACTAAAACTCAAAAAGAGAAGCAGGAAACTGAGCAAAGGCTGGATGCTCTAAAAGAAAATTATGAAAAATACAATGGTATTCGTCCAGGTGAAGACTTGATATATCAAAAAATTAAAAAAAATTATTTATTCGCCTTAAATAAAGGAATAGAACAAACAGAAAAAGAACTTATTGCAAAAACAAAAGAACTTGATATAAAAAGAAAAGAATTAATAGAGAAGCAAATTGAAAGAAAAACAGTTGATATTTTGAAAGAAAAAAAGAAAGTGGCATATTATAAAGAATTAGACAGGATTGAGCAATTACAGCTAGATGAAATGGCATTGTATGCTTACGTTAGAAATAACAAATCAATTCACAATTAA
- the fliI gene encoding flagellar protein export ATPase FliI translates to MYIDFDSIKKRVGEVYTKYQEGTVKQVIGLTIEVQGVKAFVGELCTIYNLDNQPIKCEVVGFREDAVLLMPLGELIGVSPGCRVVPERRPLEVRCSDELIGKVLDGLGNPLTEEKIIDGVGYPLENQPPDPLKRKRIKDILPTGVRAIDGFLTVGEGQRIGIFAGSGVGKSTTLGMIAREAEADVNVISLIGERGREVLEFIEKDLGPEGMKKSVVVCATSDKPALIRIKGALTATAIAEYFRDQGKKVILMMDSVTRFAMAQREIGLAIGEPPAQKGYTPSVFAKLPKLMERPGTSDKGSITAFYTVLVDGDDFNEPIADAVRGILDGHIVLSRALAHKNHYPAIDVLNSISRLMSNIAEEKHKVSASYARDLLATYKDAEDLINLGAYVKGSNKKIDLAIKYIESINKFLKQGIEEKSDFNTSINNLISIFNN, encoded by the coding sequence ATGTATATAGATTTTGATTCAATAAAAAAAAGAGTTGGAGAAGTTTACACAAAATATCAGGAGGGGACTGTTAAGCAGGTTATAGGACTTACAATAGAAGTACAAGGAGTAAAGGCTTTTGTTGGAGAACTTTGTACAATTTATAACTTAGATAATCAACCTATCAAGTGTGAAGTAGTAGGTTTTAGAGAAGATGCAGTCCTACTTATGCCTTTAGGGGAGCTTATTGGTGTATCACCAGGGTGTAGAGTTGTTCCAGAAAGAAGGCCTCTTGAAGTAAGATGTTCTGATGAACTTATAGGAAAAGTATTAGATGGACTAGGTAACCCTCTTACTGAGGAAAAAATAATTGATGGTGTAGGATATCCCCTGGAAAACCAGCCGCCAGATCCCTTGAAAAGAAAAAGAATTAAAGATATTCTTCCAACTGGTGTAAGAGCAATAGATGGATTTTTAACGGTTGGAGAAGGACAAAGAATTGGTATTTTTGCGGGATCAGGTGTAGGTAAAAGTACAACTCTTGGGATGATTGCTAGAGAAGCAGAAGCAGATGTGAATGTTATTTCTCTAATTGGAGAAAGAGGTAGGGAAGTATTAGAGTTTATAGAAAAAGATTTAGGGCCAGAAGGAATGAAAAAATCAGTAGTTGTTTGTGCAACTTCTGATAAACCAGCTCTAATTAGAATAAAAGGAGCCTTAACAGCTACAGCTATTGCGGAATATTTTAGGGATCAAGGTAAAAAAGTAATACTTATGATGGACTCTGTAACAAGATTTGCTATGGCTCAAAGAGAAATTGGACTAGCAATAGGGGAACCTCCAGCTCAAAAGGGATATACTCCTTCTGTGTTTGCAAAGCTGCCTAAACTTATGGAAAGACCAGGTACATCGGATAAAGGATCTATAACAGCTTTTTACACTGTTTTGGTTGATGGAGATGATTTTAATGAACCAATTGCAGATGCTGTTAGAGGTATTTTAGATGGACACATTGTTTTATCTAGAGCTTTAGCGCACAAGAACCATTATCCGGCTATTGATGTTTTAAATAGTATAAGTAGACTTATGTCCAATATTGCAGAAGAGAAGCATAAAGTTTCGGCTTCCTATGCGAGAGATTTACTTGCTACTTATAAAGATGCCGAGGATTTAATTAATTTAGGAGCCTATGTAAAAGGAAGCAATAAGAAAATAGATTTAGCAATTAAGTATATTGAAAGTATAAACAAATTCTTAAAACAGGGTATAGAAGAAAAGAGTGATTTTAATACTTCTATTAATAATTTAATTTCAATATTTAATAATTAA
- a CDS encoding FliH/SctL family protein encodes MQLSYNLIKNKVAVASNNKQIETNYVRKKREEEVDKSKEIEIDIKASYEKLGADIIKKAKSDAESILMESRRNAVEIEREAYENGYVQGKQNGYEDGFDKGYKESIERVKQETKDKVKEKIENAERILALANAEYQRYINEKEKEIVKLAFEMAKAIAGRELKKDEGIMPLIEDILNESKNEENIIIRCNKLHIKPIEDKIEYYKKAYSIKGEIFILEDPLMEEGNAIIEKKSGKAVIGMDIALEKLEEALFK; translated from the coding sequence ATGCAATTATCTTATAATCTTATTAAAAATAAGGTTGCTGTAGCTAGTAATAATAAACAAATTGAAACAAATTATGTGAGAAAAAAAAGAGAAGAAGAAGTAGATAAATCAAAAGAAATTGAAATTGATATTAAGGCAAGTTATGAAAAGTTAGGAGCAGATATAATAAAAAAAGCAAAGTCTGATGCTGAATCAATTTTAATGGAAAGTAGACGTAATGCCGTTGAAATAGAAAGAGAAGCTTATGAAAATGGCTATGTTCAAGGAAAACAAAATGGTTATGAAGATGGATTTGATAAAGGCTATAAAGAAAGCATTGAAAGAGTAAAACAAGAAACAAAAGATAAAGTGAAAGAAAAGATTGAAAATGCTGAAAGAATATTAGCTTTAGCAAATGCTGAATATCAAAGATATATAAATGAAAAAGAAAAAGAAATAGTTAAATTAGCCTTTGAAATGGCTAAAGCCATTGCTGGAAGAGAATTAAAAAAAGATGAAGGCATTATGCCATTAATAGAAGATATACTAAATGAATCTAAAAATGAAGAAAATATTATAATTAGATGCAATAAGCTTCATATAAAGCCTATCGAAGATAAAATTGAATATTATAAAAAGGCTTATTCAATTAAAGGGGAGATTTTCATATTAGAGGATCCATTAATGGAAGAAGGTAATGCTATTATTGAAAAGAAGTCTGGAAAAGCAGTTATAGGAATGGATATAGCTTTAGAAAAATTAGAAGAAGCATTATTTAAATAA
- the fliG gene encoding flagellar motor switch protein FliG, translating to MARDNNKLTGIQKAAILFITLGPEASSSILKRLPESDIQKITYEIANITSVTSEQRTEILDEFLEMNRAQDYIVEGGIEYARTLLSKALGTQRASEILEKITEATQQYRPFAIARKADAHQLLNVIMYEHPQTIALILCYLQPDRAAQVLAELPEETQSEVAYRIATMSNTSPMVIKEIEKVLESKLSSVVRSEMTSLGGVESLVDILNQVDRTTEKNITESLEREDPELADLIKSSMFVFEDIVTLDDISIQRVLREVDGKELALALKGCSDEVANAIFRNQSKRAAAALKEDMEFLGPVRLMDVEKAQQKIVSIIRRLDDAQEIIISRGGEDAIIL from the coding sequence ATGGCAAGAGATAATAATAAATTAACTGGAATACAAAAAGCTGCCATATTATTTATAACATTAGGACCTGAAGCATCATCATCTATTTTAAAGAGGCTTCCTGAAAGTGATATACAAAAGATTACCTATGAAATTGCTAATATAACATCTGTAACTTCAGAACAAAGAACAGAAATATTAGATGAATTTTTGGAGATGAATAGGGCTCAGGATTATATAGTTGAGGGTGGTATTGAGTATGCCAGAACTTTATTATCTAAAGCTTTAGGAACACAAAGAGCTTCAGAAATATTAGAAAAAATAACTGAAGCAACACAACAATATAGACCTTTTGCAATTGCAAGAAAGGCTGATGCTCATCAATTATTAAATGTAATTATGTACGAGCATCCTCAAACTATAGCTTTAATCTTATGTTATCTTCAACCTGATAGAGCAGCACAGGTGTTAGCAGAATTACCAGAAGAAACGCAAAGTGAAGTTGCCTATAGAATTGCAACTATGAGCAATACATCTCCAATGGTTATTAAAGAAATAGAAAAGGTACTTGAAAGTAAGCTAAGCAGCGTAGTAAGAAGTGAAATGACTTCTTTAGGAGGAGTAGAATCTTTAGTTGATATTTTAAATCAAGTGGATAGAACTACAGAAAAGAATATTACTGAAAGTTTAGAAAGAGAAGATCCAGAATTAGCAGATTTAATTAAGAGCTCAATGTTCGTATTTGAAGATATTGTTACTCTTGACGATATATCAATTCAAAGAGTTCTTAGAGAGGTTGATGGTAAAGAACTTGCCCTTGCTCTTAAAGGATGTTCTGATGAAGTTGCTAATGCAATTTTCAGAAATCAATCTAAGAGAGCTGCTGCTGCCCTTAAGGAAGATATGGAATTCTTAGGACCTGTTAGGTTAATGGATGTTGAAAAAGCTCAGCAAAAGATTGTTTCAATTATTAGAAGATTGGATGATGCTCAGGAAATAATAATTTCAAGAGGTGGCGAAGATGCAATTATCTTATAA